The following are from one region of the Thermovenabulum gondwanense genome:
- the spoVAD gene encoding stage V sporulation protein AD has product MSNKKVGKQTIMLENAPAIIGVASIVGPKEGQGPLKDYFDLIINDMYFQEKSWEKAERKMMKEAVEMAIKNSKLPYDAVEYFIAGDLLNQIISAGYTARDIGIPFLGIYGACSTMSEGLALGAMIVDGGFAENVVVATSSHFCTAERQFRFPLELGNQRPPTAQTTVTGAGAAVISLKNDNPRITFITIGKVIDMGQKNPNDMGSAMAPAAVDTIFRHFEDTKRSPDYYDLIVTGDLASIGKDIAEDLLKEKGLDISNKYSDCGLMIFSPNQDVHAGGSGCGCAATVFCGYIYKEMKKGRFNKVLLVATGALMSTTSTQQGESIPCIAHAVAIENL; this is encoded by the coding sequence ATGTCTAATAAAAAAGTGGGAAAGCAAACAATAATGCTTGAAAATGCTCCTGCCATTATTGGAGTGGCATCAATTGTTGGACCGAAGGAAGGGCAGGGTCCTTTAAAAGATTATTTTGACTTAATAATAAACGATATGTACTTCCAGGAAAAAAGCTGGGAAAAAGCGGAAAGAAAGATGATGAAGGAAGCTGTGGAAATGGCTATAAAAAACAGTAAACTTCCTTATGATGCTGTGGAATATTTTATTGCCGGAGATTTGCTCAATCAAATAATATCAGCCGGTTATACAGCTCGGGATATTGGAATACCCTTCTTAGGGATATACGGAGCATGTTCTACAATGTCGGAAGGTTTGGCCCTTGGAGCGATGATAGTTGATGGTGGATTTGCAGAAAATGTAGTAGTTGCTACTTCCAGTCATTTTTGCACTGCCGAAAGACAGTTCCGCTTTCCTCTTGAACTGGGTAATCAACGTCCTCCTACTGCCCAAACCACTGTCACGGGGGCGGGTGCTGCAGTGATTTCTTTAAAAAATGACAATCCAAGAATTACATTTATAACCATCGGCAAAGTAATTGACATGGGCCAAAAAAACCCCAATGATATGGGTAGTGCAATGGCTCCGGCAGCAGTTGATACTATATTCCGTCATTTTGAAGATACAAAAAGAAGTCCGGATTATTATGACCTTATAGTAACAGGAGATCTTGCCAGTATAGGGAAAGATATTGCAGAAGATCTATTAAAAGAAAAAGGCCTGGATATTTCTAACAAATATTCAGATTGCGGTTTAATGATTTTTAGTCCGAATCAGGATGTCCACGCAGGAGGAAGCGGATGTGGATGTGCAGCGACTGTTTTTTGCGGATATATATATAAAGAAATGAAAAAGGGAAGGTTTAATAAGGTTTTACTTGTGGCAACGGGGGCATTGATGAGTACTACGAGCACTCAACAGGGAGAATCAATACCCTGTATAGCTCATGCCGTTGCTATTGAAAATCTGTGA
- a CDS encoding acyl-CoA dehydratase activase-related protein, whose amino-acid sequence MVIGIPRGLFYYLYFPLWKSFFENLGCEVVISSKTNKKIMEDGLKNCVDDACLPVKVFHGHVIDLKGKCDYIYIPRIISTNKREYICPKFMGLPDMVYNSIEIDIPIIDDEIDLYKSNMSLYKHFYGIGQKLGKPKKDVIKAFLLALHNFKSHIKLIKKKQIIPYMSTIENPEGGYKYNVLLLGHPYNIYDEYVSMNLIKKLNDYRVKVLTPDVIDEKEILKGTSYLNKKLFWTLEKNIVGSAFSKIYSKEVDGIIYVASFGCGPDSIIGDLLKIKIEDNYEIPFLQLNLDEHSGQAGFDTRLEAFIDILERR is encoded by the coding sequence ATGGTGATAGGAATCCCCAGAGGATTATTTTACTATTTGTATTTTCCTTTATGGAAATCCTTTTTCGAAAATTTAGGTTGCGAGGTTGTAATATCTTCAAAGACCAACAAAAAAATAATGGAGGATGGTTTAAAAAACTGTGTGGATGATGCATGCCTTCCTGTTAAGGTGTTTCACGGTCATGTAATTGATTTAAAAGGAAAATGTGATTATATATATATTCCTCGAATAATTAGCACAAATAAAAGGGAATATATTTGTCCAAAATTTATGGGGCTTCCCGATATGGTATACAATTCAATTGAAATAGATATTCCGATTATAGATGACGAAATAGACTTATATAAAAGTAACATGAGCCTATATAAACATTTCTACGGTATAGGACAAAAACTGGGAAAACCAAAAAAGGATGTTATAAAAGCTTTCTTATTAGCCTTGCATAATTTCAAATCTCATATAAAACTTATAAAGAAAAAACAGATTATACCCTACATGTCAACTATTGAAAATCCTGAAGGTGGATATAAATACAACGTATTGCTTTTGGGACATCCCTATAATATTTATGACGAATATGTCAGCATGAATTTAATCAAAAAATTAAACGATTACCGGGTAAAAGTTCTTACACCGGATGTCATTGATGAGAAAGAGATATTAAAGGGTACTTCTTATTTAAATAAAAAACTTTTTTGGACCTTAGAAAAAAATATAGTGGGAAGCGCCTTTTCGAAAATTTATAGTAAAGAAGTGGATGGTATTATTTATGTGGCTTCTTTTGGATGTGGCCCCGATTCTATTATAGGGGATTTATTGAAAATAAAAATAGAAGATAATTATGAAATACCCTTTCTTCAATTGAATTTGGATGAACATTCCGGACAGGCAGGATTCGATACTCGTTTGGAAGCTTTTATAGATATTTTAGAAAGGAGATAA
- a CDS encoding SigB/SigF/SigG family RNA polymerase sigma factor, translated as MSDENIELLIKAKGGDLEAKEKLIKKNLGLVYNVVKRFENRGFELEDLVQIGTIGLLKAIDRFDFSYNVKFSTYAVPMIIGEIKRQIRDNNPIKISRKIKEMHYKVQKTKEYLEKLQDREPTITEIAEEMGISVEELNIYLEASKPIISLNEVAFHDDTNPIYVLDRVEDDNEDMISVLDNISLKEAISKLEGIERKIIFLRYFKDKTQTQIAQILGISQVQVSRLEKRILQKIKNMMI; from the coding sequence ATGAGCGATGAAAATATTGAACTTTTAATAAAGGCAAAAGGCGGAGATCTTGAAGCTAAGGAAAAACTAATAAAGAAAAATTTAGGACTTGTATATAATGTGGTAAAAAGATTTGAAAACAGGGGATTTGAACTGGAAGATTTAGTCCAGATTGGCACCATAGGATTATTAAAGGCTATTGACAGGTTTGATTTTTCCTATAATGTAAAATTTTCTACCTACGCCGTGCCAATGATAATCGGAGAAATTAAAAGACAAATAAGAGATAATAATCCCATAAAAATCTCAAGAAAAATAAAGGAGATGCATTATAAGGTACAAAAAACAAAAGAATATCTGGAAAAGCTGCAGGACAGAGAACCTACAATTACCGAAATAGCGGAAGAGATGGGAATTTCAGTAGAAGAATTGAATATATATCTTGAGGCGTCCAAACCGATCATATCATTAAATGAAGTGGCTTTTCACGACGATACTAATCCTATATACGTATTGGATAGAGTCGAAGATGATAATGAAGATATGATTTCGGTACTGGATAATATCTCTTTAAAAGAAGCCATTTCGAAACTTGAAGGAATAGAGAGGAAAATAATATTTTTAAGATATTTTAAAGATAAAACCCAAACCCAGATTGCTCAGATATTAGGGATTTCTCAGGTGCAAGTTTCTCGCCTTGAAAAAAGGATTTTGCAAAAAATAAAAAATATGATGATATGA
- the spoVAE gene encoding stage V sporulation protein AE: MEYLKAFIVGGLICVIGQLLMDLTGLTPAHVLVLFVSLGAILSGLGIYQQLVDFAGAGASIPLPGFGHTLTKGVIEHVNTYGILGIFTGGFSSAAAGISAAIFFGYLMSILFNPKQK, from the coding sequence ATGGAGTACTTAAAAGCCTTTATCGTGGGTGGACTAATTTGTGTAATAGGACAGCTTTTAATGGATCTTACCGGTTTAACTCCTGCTCATGTTCTTGTTTTATTTGTTTCCTTGGGAGCAATATTAAGCGGATTGGGAATTTATCAACAACTTGTTGATTTTGCCGGAGCAGGAGCATCTATCCCTCTTCCGGGTTTTGGTCATACCCTTACAAAAGGTGTAATTGAACACGTTAATACCTACGGGATTTTGGGAATTTTTACCGGAGGATTTTCTTCTGCCGCTGCGGGAATAAGTGCAGCAATATTTTTCGGTTATTTAATGTCTATTTTATTCAACCCTAAACAGAAGTGA
- the spoIIAB gene encoding anti-sigma F factor encodes MEKLNEMIIDFLSKSQNESFARVVVAAFASQLDPTLDEIADIKTAVSEAVTNSIIHGYEDSVGKIRIKAVLYEDGIEIWVQDWGKGIEDIELARQPLWTSKPELDRSGMGFTIMESFMDSLEVESKPGEGTIVKMYKRLKTKKS; translated from the coding sequence ATGGAAAAGCTTAATGAAATGATAATAGATTTTTTGAGTAAGTCCCAGAATGAATCCTTTGCCAGGGTAGTAGTGGCAGCCTTTGCATCACAGTTAGACCCTACATTGGATGAAATTGCGGATATTAAAACTGCCGTATCCGAAGCAGTTACAAATTCTATAATTCACGGTTATGAGGATAGTGTAGGGAAAATTAGAATAAAAGCTGTATTATACGAAGATGGAATAGAAATTTGGGTGCAAGATTGGGGAAAGGGGATAGAAGACATTGAACTGGCAAGGCAGCCGTTGTGGACTTCAAAACCGGAACTTGATCGTTCGGGAATGGGTTTTACTATAATGGAAAGTTTTATGGATTCCTTGGAAGTAGAATCAAAACCGGGCGAGGGCACCATAGTAAAAATGTATAAAAGATTAAAAACAAAAAAATCTTGA
- the spoVAC gene encoding stage V sporulation protein AC: MARSDITLEQKNYKEYIKNKRPKPPVLRNVISAFIVGGIICTIGQIILNFYINLGLDKVKQAPAATSITMVFLGAFLTGLGIYDQIGKRAGAGSIVPITGFANSIVSPAMEFKAEGFVLGVAAKMFVVAGPVIVYGVTVSMIIGILYYFLKL; the protein is encoded by the coding sequence ATGGCCCGATCCGATATTACTTTAGAACAAAAAAACTATAAAGAATATATAAAAAACAAAAGACCTAAGCCACCCGTTTTGCGAAATGTAATTTCAGCTTTTATCGTAGGAGGAATTATTTGTACTATTGGCCAAATAATATTAAATTTTTATATTAATTTAGGACTGGATAAAGTTAAGCAGGCACCTGCAGCCACCTCAATAACAATGGTATTCCTGGGGGCCTTTTTAACCGGATTGGGAATATACGATCAGATAGGTAAAAGAGCAGGTGCGGGGTCAATAGTTCCAATTACAGGATTTGCAAATTCCATTGTTTCTCCCGCTATGGAATTTAAAGCAGAGGGTTTCGTTCTTGGGGTAGCCGCAAAAATGTTCGTAGTAGCGGGTCCGGTGATAGTATACGGTGTTACGGTTTCTATGATTATAGGAATTTTATACTATTTTTTGAAGTTGTGA
- a CDS encoding dodecin family protein, with product MTVKVIEVVGESKNSWQEAIENAVKDASKTIRNITGVEVLNQTANVQNGKIVEYKADVAIAFKVDGTTEA from the coding sequence ATGACCGTGAAGGTTATAGAAGTAGTTGGGGAATCTAAAAATAGCTGGCAGGAAGCAATAGAAAATGCTGTAAAAGACGCTTCAAAGACGATAAGAAATATAACTGGAGTTGAGGTACTGAATCAAACTGCCAATGTGCAAAATGGCAAAATTGTAGAATACAAAGCAGATGTAGCCATTGCGTTCAAAGTAGATGGGACCACAGAAGCTTAA